In the Candidatus Babeliales bacterium genome, one interval contains:
- a CDS encoding transaldolase family protein has protein sequence MKIFLDTANIELITQWAQTGLIDGVTTNPTHLSKEGGNPTQTVLTICDIVPLGVISVEVVETDPESVYLQARKIASLSDNIAVKIPCHAHYYSVIRKLVEEGITLNITLVFSLAQGLMMAKLGVAYISPFVGRLDDIGADGIELIKQLRHMLDWYGFETQLLAASIRDTHHFEKALMAGADIATLPIAVFEQSLAHQLTDKGMAQFLADWNKLNISQFP, from the coding sequence ATGAAAATTTTTTTAGACACTGCAAACATTGAGCTCATTACACAATGGGCTCAAACCGGCCTTATCGATGGAGTTACCACTAATCCTACCCATTTAAGTAAAGAAGGTGGCAACCCAACACAAACAGTTCTCACTATTTGCGATATAGTACCATTGGGTGTTATTAGTGTTGAAGTGGTAGAAACTGATCCAGAATCTGTGTATCTGCAAGCACGCAAAATTGCATCATTATCAGACAACATTGCAGTAAAAATTCCTTGTCATGCGCACTATTATTCTGTCATCAGAAAACTTGTCGAAGAAGGCATTACACTCAATATTACGTTAGTGTTTTCTCTTGCGCAGGGATTAATGATGGCAAAACTTGGCGTAGCTTATATTTCTCCCTTTGTTGGAAGACTAGATGATATCGGGGCTGATGGTATTGAATTAATTAAGCAATTACGTCATATGCTTGATTGGTACGGATTTGAGACACAACTACTTGCAGCATCAATCCGCGATACACATCATTTTGAAAAAGCACTTATGGCAGGTGCCGACATTGCTACACTACCAATAGCAGTGTTTGAACAATCACTTGCACACCAGTTAACTGATAAAGGTATGGCACAATTTTTAGCTGACTGGAACAAACTTAATATTTCGCAATTTCCATAA